From the Streptomyces sp. NBC_00390 genome, the window GGCCCGCACCGGAGCGGTCTTCGGCGGCGAGCACTCCGCGCACTACTACTTCCGCGACTTCTGGAACGCCGACACGGGCATGCTCGCCGCACTCCATGTGCTCGCGGCGCTCGGCTCGCAGGACGGTCCGCTGTCGGAGCTGGTCGCGCAGTACGACCGCTACGCCGCCTCCGGTGAGATCAACTCCAGGGTCGACGACCAGGCCGGCCGGGCCGCCGCCGTCAAGGAGGCCTTCGCGTCCCGCAAGGACGTGACCACCGACGAGCTGGACGGCCTGACCGTGGCGGCCGAGGACTGGTGGTTCAACCTGCGGCCCTCGAACACCGAGCCCCTGCTGCGGCTGAACGTGGAGGCACGGGACGAGGCGACCATGGCCAAGATCCGTGACGAGGTCCTCGCGCTGGTCCGCGGCGCCTGACGCCGTACGCAGTGCGTCCCGGGGCGGCCGCGCCGCTCCGGGACGCACTCCAGAACGAGCCGCACCCCACCCCCCGGCGGTAGGCTGACGACGCTTGATCCGCTGGATTTTCCGATCCGCATCCCGAAGGGACACCGCTGTTATGCCGCTCGAAGCCGGCCTCCTGGAGATCCTCGCCTGCCCGGCCTGCCACGCACCGTTCGACGACCGCACGGCAGCCGACACACCCGAGCTGATCTGCACCGGCACGGACTGCGGCCTGGCCTACCCCGTACGGGACGGCATCCCCGTCCTCCTCGTCGACGAGGCGCGCCGCCCGGCGTAGGCAGAGCCTGTGCCTGCCGGCCGTACAGCGGCCTGTGTGCGCACCCGCCGGACGTACGTCCCACCGGCCGTACCCCGACTGGTCACCCACAGGACGGCTGGGCGTCGCCAGGAGGTACGCCTGAGGGCCGAGCGTCAGGTGGTACGCCGGACGCCTGGTCACAGCGACGGAGCGCGGTCGTACGCCGACCGTCCCTGTCACCACAACCGCACAGCCGCACCCCCCGCCCGCGTACGGCGATCGGAGGCCCAACCCCATGCTCGACGAGTCGCTCCTGGACACGCCGGACGCTCTCGCCCGCGCCGACCGCCGAGGTCTTCTGCGCGGCGCCGCCGAAGCCGGGGCGCGCGTACGCACCGCGGCCCGGCACGCCGCCGAGGCCGGTATCGCCGAGCTCACCCCCGAGGGCCGCCCGCGCGCCGTCCTCGTCGCGGGCTCCGGCACCGCCGCCTCCGCGGTCGCGGACCTGATCGGCGCCCTGGCCGGCGCCTCTGCCCCCGTCATCCGGCTGGCCCCCACCGGCGTGGCCCACGCCGCGGGCGCCCTGCGCTGGGCGCTGCCCGGCTGGGCCGGTTCGGTCGATCTGCTCCTCATCGTCACCACCGACGGCAGCG encodes:
- a CDS encoding Trm112 family protein yields the protein MPLEAGLLEILACPACHAPFDDRTAADTPELICTGTDCGLAYPVRDGIPVLLVDEARRPA